DNA sequence from the Oreochromis niloticus isolate F11D_XX linkage group LG8, O_niloticus_UMD_NMBU, whole genome shotgun sequence genome:
TGGGATTTTAgcttggtggaaaaaaaaaccccttaaatTTCCCTCTGGAACCGGTTTCCCGAGATGAGATGCATTATATATTCAAAAGTTGCTGCGAAAACACCTGATAAATGACCACATTTTAAGTTCAACCACAATTCAAACTCAGCTGATTTGAGTAATGTGTTGTTTCTaatttctttttccattttagTCTCTGTCATCCCTGCAGTTTCTGGAGAAGTTGGATTTGAGTTTTAACCGGCTGCGGTGGCTCCCTCAGGACTTCTCTCAGGGCCTATACTCCCTCCAGGAGCTCCGGCTGAGCCACAACCTGCTGCAGCACTTAGACTCCAAATCACTGGAAGACTGTGGCAACTTGAAGAAACTGGACCTTAGTTACAACCACATCCGAGGCCTGGACATCAAGGCGTTGAGCAGCCTGTCTCGACTGAGCTTTCTCAACTTGGAGAGAAACAGTCTGAACGTTCTTAAAGATGGCCAGTTGAACAGGCAGCAAACCTTGGAGGTCCTGCTGCTCAACTACAACAACATCTCAAAGATTGAGGCCGAATCTCTGGCTCCCTTGCGAAGGCTGTCTCTGCTAGGCCTCAGGGGAAACCAGCTAGAGCACATCAGGTTCAAGACCTTCCTGAAGCTCCAGACAACCAGCACCTACCTTCAGATGTCCCTCAACCCCTGGATCTGTGACTGTGAGCTGCAGCGCATCTTTGGCAAGATCAACCACGTGCGACATCTGCACGTAGAGGACTACAAGGACATCATCTGTCATGCTCCCGCTCAGCTAGCCGGAAGCCTCCTGGCTTCAATGGACAGCCAGCTGTGTATAGCTGAGACTGCCTCAGTGCTCGTCATCACCATCACCGTGATGCTCGCTGTGATTGGTGCTCTGGTAAAAGCGGAGCGCAACCGTAAGAACAAACAAGCATCAAGTGAAGCAGAGTCCCAGGGACAAGAAAAGTGATACTTTTTACTCATTAACAGGAACTCCAGGACTAATATGTGACCTGATTCTGGATGTTGAGCAGCAGACAAGTACAAATGATCACATTTCATTCTGTTTCAATGctctttaaaactttttatacTTATAAGTCAGGCACTGTAGGAAAAAGGAGACAAATCAAAGTGGAAATGGCTCATGTAGTAGCATAGTAAACAATCCAAATTTACCCATATGTTCTGGGTAACATGAACATTATAATTTTCATCTTGTATACTTGCCTAAAGAAATGAGAAGCGATCTGGTTGGTCTGGTTTCATATGAATACTGTATGaagaaatctttattttagCAATGGTGGCCAAACCGATTGCAAAAGTTAATAGTAAACCAGAAAAAACAGACTGACCAGTCTGGCAGGTTGGGAGTGGTTCAGTGAGATtagtaaaaacataaaaccaacaTATGACTTAAATTTTTTAGACTTAATGGAAAGAATGAAAGCTCAAAGGTGCATCTTCTTTAGCTAAGTATAAAAACACATGCAGGAATTATAGATGTCAAACACTGATTCAGGTGTTGAGCTACATGTTGGTTCAGACACTGACACAAGCCacacattaaatataaaacctCAGAAAAGGCTTTATGCATATTTAATCACTCATCCTGGTAATTATGCCTCCTAAACACACTGCAAAGTCTTGGACATGAAGGATCTGTTACATTCAGCCCTTCTTCCTGTGCAACATTGTTAACTGAATGTTGAGCTGAAGTGGACacatcaaagaaaacaaactgcaaCTTTCAGTAAAATTAAGTGACTTGAAATAACTTGAATATTCACATAACTAAACAGTTATTTCACATAAATTGTGAGTGTTATTTATACAAagaaaagcagttaaaaagTATTACAGCTGTAGacatataaaagatggactgGGTCTAAAAAGTGAAGCCAGTGGGCTCAGTTACTCAGTTTGGCGTcatactgggaaaaaaaaaaattaaatcgaGTTTGTAAATTTTGGAAGGAGAATGATGAGCACACTTCTTTGAATAGGTAGTCCTGTCTGACCTCAGAGAAGGTGTAAAAGGTGGGCTTCGCAATGTGACGTCTCCCGTTGGTTTTAAAGCTTCCAGATACGCGTTTTTACCTTCACCATTGTGGTGTTACGAGAAGCAGCAGGTCTGACTATGAAACCGCACTCTCATTGTTTAATGGGTTGTCAATCATAAGCCTTAACAAATAACTGCTTTAAACATAGTGTTTATTCCCAATAGGCCAGCATAGTCATTCCACTTCAAAAGCAATACCACATAAGACGTgcaacaaattaaaggaaaaacctaAACCTTTGACCCTTTCCTTACAGTGAGGGGTGGGAGTTAGTCAAACTTTTATAGGAgttctaaattggctgcacgTGTGAGTGGCATACCCCGCCCCTCGCTCTCACCTAAAGTCAGCTATGATAGGATCCAGTTCTAACATGACCCTGGTTGGTGGTTAAGAAAGACAGATGTATGTTGAGAGCTGATGTTTTAAGTTGGCGCTCTGCAAAAACCAAATCACAAAATTAGTGAATAACCTTTTAAAGGTTAAAGCTGTTTATTATAGAGACAGCTGGACTGAAGCTGTTCTGGCTCAACATGTTGCTAAGCACAGATTGGCAATTAATCAAATTATACTTTCAGTTATAATTTTGGCCTTTTTTCTGTTTGGTCTCACTGCTGTGTGGtattttgcacagcactgctgATTGTGGAAGAATTGATCCAAAATGATGCTTTTTGTTGACAACTAAGACAAGAACCACCTAGGATCATGCATCTCAACTTTTCTTTAGGTCAAACAGGCTTTGGAATTAAGCCAGATTTAAAATCTGTTACAAACATGGCTTCTAACAATTACAAAACAAGGTAATGGACATAAAACTACTTTAGTGcactttttgtttgtgttgttcctTTACAGCCGTGCACTTTCATCCCACTTTAAAACCCCAAACTCATTACTCATACCTACAGGCTGTGGCAGGTTTCATTGAAATCTCACTCTTGATCAACAAGAGTCGCAAAACCAAATCAGTTGTTTTGAAGCACTCATACAGGAAACAACAAATGCACAATGttccaaaacaaaaaagaaaaaaagcaaaaccaaCAATCAaagctacttttggctgctccctcaTGAAGAAGTCACCACAGCTGGTAGCtttggcagattttttaaaccagatgcc
Encoded proteins:
- the LOC102077598 gene encoding leucine-rich repeat-containing protein 17, with the protein product MPGFGCNMLAAMFLLPLLLNAVLGFKLCPSTCLCYESSDLVDCRSRGLTRVPSSISHGTWLLDLSGNKVTEVHTRSFIGLWSLKILLMSNNSIHILHPQSLSSLQFLEKLDLSFNRLRWLPQDFSQGLYSLQELRLSHNLLQHLDSKSLEDCGNLKKLDLSYNHIRGLDIKALSSLSRLSFLNLERNSLNVLKDGQLNRQQTLEVLLLNYNNISKIEAESLAPLRRLSLLGLRGNQLEHIRFKTFLKLQTTSTYLQMSLNPWICDCELQRIFGKINHVRHLHVEDYKDIICHAPAQLAGSLLASMDSQLCIAETASVLVITITVMLAVIGALVKAERNRKNKQASSEAESQGQEK